A portion of the Drosophila sechellia strain sech25 chromosome 2R, ASM438219v1, whole genome shotgun sequence genome contains these proteins:
- the LOC6609484 gene encoding accessory gland protein Acp53Ea, which yields MHLIKITLLLSFLALCQKSQVQAAISSELDHYLRCLEVVTDAGALMIENSITAISLLSDCVDFQPKLKLTGSILRFIRVAHQFGKKAIYDRPECLVQTFTTGVGLIRPIIAKFDSLRCFDE from the exons ATGCATTTGATTAAGATCACCTTGTTACTGAGCTTTTTGGCT TTATGCCAAAAGTCGCAAGTTCAAGCCGCCATAAGTTCGGAACTCGATCACTATCTGCGATGTTTGGAAGTGGTGACTGATGCCGGTGCCCTGATGATCGAGAATTCTATAACGGCCATAAGCCTCCTATCCGATTGCGTTGACTTTCAGCCGAAACTCAAACTAACTGGTAGTATTCTCAGATTTATTAGGGTGGCCCATCAGTTTGGCAAGAAGGCGATATACGATCGACCGGAATGCCTCGTCCAAACCTTTACCACCGGAGTCGGACTGATCAGACCGATTATAGCCAAGTTTGATAGCTTGAGGTGCTTTGATGAGTAA
- the LOC6609486 gene encoding accessory gland protein Acp53Ea gives MKLIKVTLVFSLLALVFVSQTEAQNPIWENWLACNRIGTKALGSLLRETIPTVRNLLNCIDYNPPTDIGNSYLSKLKLYYELLKRGALDKTQCLIVPLKESVRLLRPFIKSLETNKCLGE, from the exons ATGAAACTGATAAAGGTTACACTAGTGTTCAGCTTACTGGCT CTCGTATTTGTGTCCCAAACCGAGGCACAAAATCCAATATGGGAGAATTGGCTGGCATGCAATAGAATTGGTACTAAAGCGCTTGGCAGTCTGCTGAGAGAAACAATCCCAACCGTTCGCAATTTGCTGAACTGCATTGACTATAATCCACCCACCGATATTGGAAATAGTTACCTTTCAAAACTTAAGTTGTACTATGAGCTACTCAAGCGAGGTGCGCTTGACAAGACTCAGTGTTTGATTGTGCCACTCAAGGAATCAGTGAGACTACTCAGGCCTTTTATAAAATCGCTTGAGACCAACAAATGCTTGGGTGAATAA
- the LOC6609485 gene encoding uncharacterized protein LOC6609485: MSVIKSIFVLSILAVCLISRETEAQATIGESWGRLGKCTQVGIETLTSLANKIVPTVYELKQCSGYVSLEPPNGKDRKITWYLKVSYEFFKKLVFDEPKCLHSLLTKLGATIKPFAEQISGLGCSDEEDYII, encoded by the exons ATGAGCGTGATCAAGTCCATATTTGTGCTCAGTATTTTGGCT GTTTGCCTTATATCACGGGAGACGGAGGCCCAGGCCACTATTGGTGAAAGCTGGGGAAGGCTGGGCAAGTGTACTCAGGTGGGCATCGAAACTCTGACCAGCCTGGCCAACAAAATCGTCCCGACCGTTTATGAGTTGAAACAATGCTCCGGATACGTATCTTTGGAACCGCCAAACGGCAAAGACAGGAAGATTACCTGGTACCTAAAGGTATCCTATGAATTCTTCAAGAAACTGGTCTTTGATGAGCCCAAATGTCTGCACAGTCTACTGACCAAGTTAGGTGCCACAATCAAACCATTTGCCGAGCAGATATCGGGACTAGGTTGCTCGGACGAGGAAGATTATAtcatttaa
- the LOC6609483 gene encoding uncharacterized protein LOC6609483: MFDSKIRVPKYDSDAFDNVAYELQMTYTLETDRRIMGFYDAMWGMEVTGGIDQFEPLTIVNVSPTGLAKRGGMRVGDEITQINDVPALEMTFNDALQMFRKNSRYVRVYVRGDDDAPGEEDWTCDCWFKPRKPWRRDFTPIQWTFPWNDRRKPVYKESNCFMVPSKMEEKIRARRAVTSAVHKKDDLAPHTRSLTPTPRPKNQPGPNLLETVLRPRGPPPRD; encoded by the exons ATGTTCGACTCAAAGATTAGGGTGCCCAAGTACGACTCGGATGCGTTCGACAATGTCGCGTATGAGCTGCAGATGACGTACACTCTGGAGACGGATCGCCGGATCATGGGCTTCTACGACGCCATGTGGGGCATGGAGGTGACTGGCGGCATTGATCAGTTCGAGCCGCTGACCATTGTGAATGTGTCACCCACTGGCCTGGCAAAGAGAGGAGGCATGCGAGTGGGCGACGAGATCACCCAGATCAATGATGTGCCGGCCCTGGAGATGACCTTCAATGATGCCCTGCAAATGTTCCGAAAGAATTCGCGATACGTTCGTGTCTACGTTAGGGG TGATGACGATGCTCCCGGTGAGGAGGATTGGACCTGCGATTGCTGGTTTAAGCCCAGGAAGCCCTGGCGTCGTGACTTTACACCCATTCAATGGACATTCCCCTGGAACGATCGCCGCAAGCCTGTCTACAAGGAGTCCAACTGCTTCATGGTGCCCAGCAAAATGGAGGAGAAGATTCGGGCGAGACGTGCTGTCACCTCAGCTGTTCACAAGAAGGATGATCTGGCTCCACACACTCGCTCCTTGACGCCCACTCCCAGGCCGAAGAATCAACCAGGTCCGAATCTTCTCGAGACTGTGCTCAGGCCACGTGGACCACCGCCAAGGGATTAG
- the LOC6609487 gene encoding uncharacterized protein LOC6609487 — protein sequence MKSNQVFYIALSLLLLGSLLPNEVESLKLDLNKLSECTEPGLKVAATLISRAIPCVKKLAKCADFRAIKTKDLDITGLALLGYQYLQKVVNNQRCLLITLKESYDAVSPYIEKLISEKCLPGLS from the exons ATGAAGTCCAACCAAGTATTTTACATCGCCTTGAGCTTGCTT CTGCTGGGATCCTTGCTGCCAAACGAAGTGGAGTCCTTAAAATTAGATCTGAATAAGCTGTCGGAGTGCACAGAACCGGGATTGAAAGTAGCCGCCACGTTGATCTCGAGGGCGATACCATGTGTAAAAAAATTGGCAAAGTGTGCTGACTTTCGAGCCATTAAGACTAAGGACCTTGATATTACCGGACTGGCCCTCTTGGGCTATCAATATCTGCAAAAGGTCGTGAACAACCAAAGATGTCTATTGATCACCTTGAAAGAAAGCTACGATGCTGTTTCGCCATACATTGAGAAACTTATTAGTGAGAAATGCCTACCAGGGCTCAGCTAa
- the LOC6609482 gene encoding uncharacterized protein LOC6609482, with protein MFCLALEMKQIILLVLFGQIILEIGAYEHKIAHRRCGENTFADCYSYCNKGCKDNPVECIHYCEKGCGCIEGSIVRNNGGCRRIKICDKEDDSLSIENKESAEKYVTAHWDDPANNNANENHPPTLDGLDENKSGEMKSVEQPNEVSPESPLEDADPKPPVDAI; from the coding sequence ATGTTCTGTTTGGCTCTTGAAATgaaacaaattattttgctGGTTCTCTTCGGCCAGATTATCCTGGAAATTGGTGCCTATGAGCATAAAATCGCTCACAGGAGGTGTGGCGAGAACACTTTCGCGGATTGTTATTCATATTGCAACAAAGGATGCAAGGATAACCCAGTCGAGTGCATTCATTACTGCGAGAAAGGATGCGGATGCATCGAAGGCTCAATCGTGAGAAACAATGGAGGATGCAGAAGAATAAAGATTTGCGACAAGGAAGATGATTCCCTATCCATTGAAAATAAGGAGTCAGCTGAGAAATACGTAACAGCTCATTGGGACGACCCGGCAAATaataatgcaaatgaaaatcatCCCCCAACGTTAGATGGTTTGGATGAAAACAAATCGGGTGAGATGAAAAGCGTGGAACAGCCGAACGAAGTGTCGCCGGAGAGTCCGTTGGAGGATGCTGATCCCAAGCCACCAGTAGATGCAATCTAA